The following are encoded in a window of Methanobrevibacter sp. genomic DNA:
- a CDS encoding DUF4013 domain-containing protein codes for MASITDCVSEGLKYPFTDPKKLLSFGAIFAVLNVISLFISTKSMDITRVFVREIERTNSTALSLNVTQVPTNDIYIVIALSIVSFIIALFVMGYLYDVVKFAIDKKEDLPGFNDIAKIFVNGIKMLLVTVAYYIIPFAVFVLGIVFGGDSPVLGVVILISAILAIAAFFLQIMAVNNMVANDSLKKAFDLREITDNISNLGWGKYIGIIIFTLIVFMVVNVAAGFILSFLTLLFARAFNQAIVVAAFIGILEGLFITSYTSVFYNRVCGSIYREAIK; via the coding sequence ATGGCAAGCATAACAGACTGTGTTAGTGAAGGATTGAAATACCCCTTCACTGACCCTAAAAAGCTTTTAAGTTTCGGAGCAATATTTGCAGTTCTAAACGTAATATCTCTGTTCATAAGCACTAAAAGCATGGATATTACCAGAGTTTTTGTAAGGGAAATCGAAAGAACCAACAGCACAGCCCTGTCTCTTAATGTTACACAGGTGCCAACCAATGACATTTATATCGTGATAGCTTTAAGCATCGTTAGCTTTATAATAGCACTGTTCGTAATGGGATATCTTTATGATGTTGTAAAATTTGCAATAGATAAAAAAGAGGATCTTCCGGGATTCAATGATATAGCAAAAATCTTTGTCAACGGAATCAAGATGCTTCTGGTAACAGTCGCATATTATATCATTCCATTTGCCGTATTTGTGCTTGGAATAGTGTTCGGCGGCGATTCACCGGTATTGGGTGTAGTTATATTGATTTCAGCAATACTTGCCATAGCCGCATTTTTCCTCCAGATAATGGCAGTAAACAATATGGTGGCAAATGACAGTCTTAAAAAAGCATTTGACTTAAGAGAGATTACTGACAATATTTCAAATCTCGGCTGGGGAAAATATATTGGAATAATCATATTCACACTCATAGTGTTCATGGTCGTCAATGTTGCAGCGGGATTCATATTGAGTTTCCTCACTTTATTGTTTGCAAGAGCTTTCAATCAGGCAATAGTCGTAGCTGCATTCATTGGAATACTTGAAGGGTTATTCATAACATCTTACACTAGCGTATTTTACAATAGGGTCTGCGGATCAATCTATAGGGAAGCTATTAAGTAG
- a CDS encoding acyltransferase, whose protein sequence is MKFPADQNIQFGVEYAPNSRPPVIGKNYTIRSNSIIYNDVVIGDNFRTGHNVVIRENTNIGDDVLIGTNTVIEGDVIIGNDVSIQSNVYIPTNSVIEDNVFIGPCACFTNDKYPVRINYELQGPKVRRGASIGGNTTFLSNVEVGEGSIVAAGAIVIHSVPPFYLAIGTPARIKPLPDHLKVPNRF, encoded by the coding sequence TTGAAGTTCCCTGCCGATCAAAACATTCAGTTCGGTGTTGAATATGCTCCAAACTCAAGGCCTCCTGTAATTGGTAAAAACTACACCATCAGGTCAAATTCCATAATCTATAATGATGTGGTTATTGGAGACAACTTCAGAACCGGCCATAATGTGGTCATTCGTGAAAACACCAACATAGGTGATGATGTATTAATCGGAACCAACACTGTCATTGAAGGGGACGTAATCATTGGAAATGATGTCAGCATTCAGTCTAACGTCTACATTCCAACCAATTCAGTAATTGAAGACAATGTATTTATCGGACCTTGTGCTTGTTTTACAAATGATAAATATCCTGTAAGAATCAATTATGAACTTCAAGGACCTAAAGTAAGACGTGGAGCTTCTATTGGTGGTAACACAACATTTTTATCTAATGTTGAAGTTGGAGAAGGTTCTATTGTTGCTGCTGGAGCTATTGTGATACATTCAGTTCCACCATTCTATTTGGCTATTGGAACACCAGCCCGTATTAAACCTCTTCCTGATCATTTAAAAGTTCCAAACAGATTCTAA
- a CDS encoding helix-turn-helix transcriptional regulator gives MRTMIKYLRQELKMSQKELGDKVGVTRQTINALENGRYNPSLFLAYEITQVFNKMLFKGDREQYFVMEDIFIFDDDYY, from the coding sequence ATGAGAACCATGATTAAATATTTAAGACAGGAGCTCAAAATGAGCCAAAAAGAACTGGGGGATAAAGTTGGAGTGACCCGGCAAACCATTAACGCACTGGAAAACGGCAGGTACAATCCATCTTTATTTTTAGCATACGAAATAACCCAGGTCTTTAATAAAATGTTATTTAAAGGAGATCGAGAACAATACTTTGTTATGGAAGATATATTCATATTCGATGATGATTACTATTAG
- a CDS encoding AzlD domain-containing protein, whose protein sequence is MDYINLVILGCALVTFIPRLIPALFIDRLNFSPKVEKFLNLIPYTALAALICPGVLTVDNQLWYIGLIGAVVAAALAWKKVPLGAIVILTVVVLITVYSIVPFF, encoded by the coding sequence ATGGATTACATTAACCTTGTCATATTGGGATGTGCTCTTGTAACTTTCATTCCAAGGCTGATACCTGCATTGTTCATAGACAGGCTCAATTTTTCACCTAAGGTTGAGAAATTCCTGAATCTGATTCCATACACTGCCCTTGCCGCATTGATTTGTCCTGGAGTTCTGACAGTTGACAATCAGTTGTGGTATATCGGTTTGATAGGTGCGGTTGTCGCAGCCGCTCTTGCATGGAAAAAGGTTCCGCTTGGAGCTATTGTAATATTGACTGTGGTAGTTTTAATCACTGTCTATTCGATTGTCCCGTTCTTTTAA
- a CDS encoding RNA-binding protein gives MAIKVKKRNFLKKKKIKEIKAELGEYGGLLQGKKNVEILEAEPNSFILVDGEPYIIIIDEKPFPTLKAALANEIDAKTVTVDMGAIRFVSNGADIMSPGIVDASEGVEAGDIVLIIDETHGKPLAIGVSLISGEEMVANDSGKAVETKHYVGDDIWNFEI, from the coding sequence ATGGCTATAAAAGTTAAAAAAAGAAATTTCCTGAAAAAAAAGAAAATTAAAGAGATTAAAGCAGAATTAGGCGAATACGGAGGATTACTTCAAGGCAAAAAAAATGTTGAGATACTTGAAGCAGAACCTAATTCCTTTATTTTAGTAGACGGTGAACCTTACATTATAATCATTGATGAAAAACCATTCCCTACATTAAAAGCGGCACTTGCAAATGAAATCGATGCAAAAACCGTGACAGTGGATATGGGAGCTATCAGATTTGTCAGCAACGGTGCGGACATCATGAGTCCGGGAATTGTAGATGCATCAGAAGGCGTTGAAGCCGGAGACATAGTTCTCATAATAGATGAAACCCATGGAAAACCACTGGCTATTGGAGTAAGTCTGATTAGCGGTGAAGAAATGGTAGCCAACGATTCCGGAAAAGCTGTCGAAACCAAACATTACGTCGGAGACGACATCTGGAACTTTGAAATATAA
- a CDS encoding AzlC family ABC transporter permease, with protein MTFGYVPMGIGYAAIAIKAGFTPLQTVSMSVLVYAGAGQIIAASMVLSSASVMAVILTNFVVNLRYFVMSTCVLNQVEESNLGLNILAAHVTVDESFAMFSLSEDSSIWIYLGIALISWLSWIIGAAIGVVVLDLLPVIVTNSFNISLYALFVAILVPAIKKSRQIALLVLITAVLNIILSQLIGNWSLIVSTLIGAAVGMYIVDDEYVLSGDA; from the coding sequence ATCACTTTTGGATATGTTCCGATGGGGATTGGATATGCTGCTATTGCCATAAAGGCAGGTTTCACACCTTTGCAAACGGTTTCAATGTCTGTTCTGGTTTATGCGGGAGCAGGTCAAATCATTGCCGCCTCAATGGTTTTAAGCAGTGCAAGCGTAATGGCGGTAATCCTAACCAATTTTGTAGTTAACTTAAGGTATTTCGTAATGTCCACCTGCGTTTTAAATCAGGTTGAAGAATCCAATCTCGGATTGAATATTCTGGCGGCACATGTTACTGTCGATGAATCCTTTGCGATGTTTTCATTAAGTGAAGACTCATCAATCTGGATATATCTTGGAATAGCACTCATATCATGGCTTTCATGGATTATAGGTGCTGCGATAGGAGTTGTTGTTTTGGATCTGCTTCCTGTTATCGTAACAAACAGTTTCAACATTTCCCTTTATGCTCTGTTTGTAGCAATTCTGGTTCCTGCAATTAAAAAATCAAGGCAGATTGCTCTTTTAGTTTTAATAACTGCAGTTTTGAATATTATATTGAGTCAGTTGATTGGAAACTGGTCTTTGATTGTTTCAACTCTGATAGGTGCTGCAGTCGGAATGTATATTGTCGATGATGAATATGTTCTCTCAGGTGATGCATGA
- a CDS encoding type II toxin-antitoxin system antitoxin SocA domain-containing protein, whose translation MKINEEKYINLILYILFKCSNKPNLGKTVLCTVMYFIDFYYYELYKTFLTKETYIKSKKGIKPKHFRQITEMLINRKQLFLRKEPYYNRIIHRYYPTVIPSPKFSQKELNIINSCIETLSNNNAKTITQYASHTKPIINTKLGDEINYFDDF comes from the coding sequence ATGAAAATTAATGAAGAAAAATATATCAACCTAATCCTTTATATTCTGTTTAAATGCTCAAACAAACCTAATCTGGGCAAAACAGTCTTATGTACCGTGATGTATTTCATTGATTTTTATTATTACGAGCTTTACAAGACATTCCTTACAAAAGAAACCTACATCAAATCCAAAAAAGGAATAAAACCCAAACACTTCAGACAAATCACCGAAATGCTGATAAACAGAAAACAGCTATTCCTAAGAAAGGAACCCTACTATAACAGAATAATCCACAGATATTATCCTACAGTAATACCCTCCCCAAAATTCAGCCAAAAAGAACTCAATATCATCAATTCATGCATAGAAACATTATCAAACAACAATGCAAAGACAATAACACAATATGCAAGCCACACCAAACCCATAATCAATACAAAGCTTGGCGATGAAATCAACTACTTCGATGATTTTTAA
- the rnc gene encoding ribonuclease III — protein MNLFEKFGIDSNNEQLYEIAFTHGSYSCENDLEYNYERLEFLGDSVLSLLVSDYLYRKYPNYEEGKLTKLRANYVCQNALIYYSHELGLQNYLKVADEEFNLTHNEVLSITADIFESFLGAIFLDQGIEFAKDYISKYVFPHIDDKKVFFTDYKSAIKEYGDAEELEISYEIENEFGVPHDKTFFISIFINGEKMGTGKGKNKKEAEQAAAKIAMEKLNIGV, from the coding sequence ATGAACTTATTTGAAAAATTTGGAATCGATAGTAATAACGAACAATTATATGAAATAGCATTTACGCATGGTTCTTATAGTTGTGAAAATGATTTGGAATATAATTATGAAAGATTGGAGTTTTTGGGAGATTCTGTTCTAAGCTTATTAGTATCAGATTATCTCTACAGGAAATATCCTAACTATGAAGAAGGTAAATTAACTAAATTAAGGGCCAATTATGTCTGCCAGAATGCTTTGATTTACTATTCACATGAACTTGGTTTGCAAAATTACCTGAAAGTTGCTGATGAGGAATTCAATCTGACCCACAATGAGGTGCTGTCCATTACTGCGGACATATTCGAATCCTTTTTGGGGGCAATATTTCTAGACCAGGGCATTGAATTTGCAAAGGACTACATATCAAAATATGTATTCCCACACATTGACGATAAAAAAGTATTCTTCACTGACTACAAATCAGCAATAAAGGAATACGGCGATGCAGAAGAACTGGAAATATCATATGAAATAGAAAATGAATTCGGAGTTCCTCACGACAAGACCTTTTTCATATCCATCTTCATAAACGGTGAAAAGATGGGTACCGGCAAAGGAAAGAACAAAAAAGAAGCAGAACAGGCAGCCGCAAAAATAGCTATGGAAAAATTGAATATCGGTGTTTAA
- a CDS encoding homoserine O-acetyltransferase: MNEESVGIVETKYLDIKEPIQLDSGKTLNNVTVAYETYGELNKEKSNAILICHALTGDAHAAGWHEGDRKPGWWEIVIGPGKAIDTEKYFIICSNVLGGCKGTTGPSSINPKTGKEYGIDFPVITIKDMVKVQKKLIDSLEIDQLYAIIGGSMGGMQVLQWLVTYPEMTKKAVPMATAAMSSPQQIAFNEVGRQAIFSDPDWNNGNYYETGLKPKNGLSLARMIAHITYLSDESMDIKFGRDLQDKDEISYDFSIDFQVESYLKHQGESFVKRFDANSYLFITKAVDLFDLSVNNSLIDGFKDIKAKVEVISVDSDWLYPTEQSTEILTSLHANNIEATFSEIKSNYGHDAFLLETGQLNFILSKFLANNVVSDLMKEVVVTIKENADVSEAAQLMLEKQVTHIPVVTDDYKLIGIVTSWDLSKSIAMNTNHLNDIMTTTVKYCFADDSIENVARMMSDYDISSLPVVDEDMKVLGIITTDQISHLLS, encoded by the coding sequence ATGAATGAAGAATCTGTAGGCATTGTTGAGACAAAATATTTGGATATTAAAGAACCAATCCAATTAGACAGTGGTAAAACTCTCAATAATGTTACTGTTGCTTATGAAACTTATGGTGAACTTAACAAAGAAAAATCCAATGCCATTTTAATCTGTCATGCTCTGACTGGAGACGCACATGCTGCAGGATGGCACGAAGGTGACAGAAAACCGGGATGGTGGGAAATAGTAATAGGTCCAGGAAAGGCTATTGATACAGAAAAATATTTCATCATATGTTCAAATGTTCTGGGCGGCTGTAAAGGAACTACAGGTCCAAGTTCAATCAATCCAAAAACCGGAAAGGAATACGGTATTGATTTTCCAGTAATCACAATTAAGGACATGGTTAAAGTCCAAAAGAAATTAATAGACTCACTTGAAATTGATCAGTTATATGCCATTATTGGAGGGTCCATGGGCGGAATGCAGGTCCTTCAATGGCTTGTCACTTACCCTGAAATGACTAAAAAGGCTGTTCCAATGGCTACAGCGGCCATGTCATCCCCTCAACAAATTGCATTCAATGAGGTAGGTCGCCAGGCAATATTTTCAGATCCTGACTGGAACAATGGAAATTATTATGAAACAGGCTTAAAACCTAAAAACGGCCTTTCCCTTGCAAGAATGATTGCCCACATTACCTATTTAAGTGATGAATCAATGGACATTAAATTCGGCCGTGATTTGCAGGACAAGGATGAGATAAGCTATGACTTTTCAATTGATTTTCAGGTTGAAAGTTACCTGAAGCATCAGGGTGAATCATTCGTAAAACGTTTTGACGCTAACAGTTATTTATTCATTACAAAAGCTGTGGATTTATTCGATTTGTCAGTTAACAATTCACTGATTGACGGATTTAAGGATATCAAGGCCAAGGTTGAAGTGATATCCGTTGACTCCGACTGGCTGTATCCGACAGAACAGAGTACTGAAATATTGACATCACTTCATGCGAACAATATTGAAGCGACATTTTCAGAAATAAAGTCCAACTATGGTCATGACGCATTTTTACTTGAAACCGGGCAGCTGAACTTTATTCTATCAAAATTCCTGGCAAACAATGTTGTAAGTGATTTGATGAAGGAAGTTGTCGTTACCATAAAGGAAAATGCCGATGTCAGTGAAGCGGCTCAGCTGATGCTTGAAAAACAGGTTACTCACATTCCTGTTGTCACTGATGACTATAAGCTGATAGGTATTGTAACCAGCTGGGACTTGTCCAAGTCAATAGCCATGAATACAAATCATCTGAATGATATCATGACAACAACCGTTAAGTATTGTTTTGCTGATGATTCGATTGAAAATGTAGCTCGTATGATGAGCGATTATGACATATCCTCTCTTCCTGTTGTTGATGAGGACATGAAAGTTTTAGGAATTATTACAACAGACCAAATTAGTCATTTATTAAGTTAA
- a CDS encoding rubredoxin, which yields MAQYKCKICGYVFDEDNIEEGLNIPAGTKFEDLPASFKCPKCRMAKAMFEKI from the coding sequence ATGGCTCAATATAAATGTAAGATTTGTGGATATGTTTTTGATGAAGATAATATTGAAGAAGGTTTGAACATTCCTGCCGGAACCAAATTTGAAGATTTGCCCGCTTCTTTTAAATGTCCGAAATGCCGTATGGCAAAGGCGATGTTTGAGAAAATTTAA
- a CDS encoding LSm family protein has product MSGQNVQRPLDALGKSVDSPVLIKLKGDREFRGILKSFDLHMNLVLNDAEELQDGEVTRRLGVVLIRGDNIVYISP; this is encoded by the coding sequence ATGAGCGGACAAAATGTTCAAAGACCACTTGACGCATTAGGAAAATCTGTAGACTCTCCAGTTTTAATAAAACTTAAAGGAGATCGTGAATTTAGAGGAATACTTAAGAGCTTCGATTTACACATGAACTTAGTTCTTAATGATGCAGAAGAGTTACAAGACGGAGAAGTAACCAGAAGACTCGGTGTTGTACTCATAAGAGGAGACAATATTGTTTATATTTCACCATAA
- the arfB gene encoding 2-amino-5-formylamino-6-ribosylaminopyrimidin-4(3H)-one 5'-monophosphate deformylase: MAELRYRAGNIKDPQVHKVGIIALGSHLENHGPALPIDTDAKIAAHIAFQSSLLSGAKFLGIIFPAYELDTIDHGVHVSLDVLKENVISTLNAAKKFLDVEKVIIVNAHGGNIPLVAELWDIEDKTGLAITFNNKVISSEGPHGGSGELSMAKVLGIVNEAEVENQANVKEYEEVGLYGFTQARKDDPNIEEGARDVEENGVYVDEEYGHRLFNLAINSVLLDIEKLLDF, translated from the coding sequence ATGGCAGAGTTAAGATACAGAGCAGGAAACATTAAAGATCCCCAAGTCCATAAAGTAGGAATAATAGCCCTCGGGTCACATCTGGAAAACCACGGCCCTGCACTCCCAATAGATACAGACGCCAAAATCGCAGCTCACATTGCCTTTCAGTCATCCCTTTTAAGCGGTGCCAAATTTTTAGGAATCATATTCCCAGCTTACGAACTGGATACAATAGACCATGGAGTCCATGTTTCACTTGACGTTTTAAAAGAAAATGTTATTTCTACATTGAATGCAGCCAAAAAATTCCTGGATGTTGAAAAGGTCATTATTGTCAATGCTCATGGCGGAAATATACCATTAGTAGCTGAATTATGGGATATTGAAGATAAAACCGGCCTTGCAATAACATTCAACAACAAGGTAATTTCATCAGAAGGACCTCATGGAGGAAGCGGAGAGCTGTCAATGGCCAAAGTATTGGGCATTGTTAATGAAGCTGAAGTTGAAAATCAGGCCAATGTTAAAGAATACGAAGAAGTAGGTCTATACGGATTTACACAAGCCCGAAAAGACGACCCTAATATTGAAGAAGGTGCACGTGACGTTGAAGAAAACGGCGTTTACGTTGATGAAGAATACGGACACAGATTATTCAATCTGGCAATTAACTCTGTATTGCTTGATATTGAAAAATTATTAGACTTTTAA
- a CDS encoding 50S ribosomal protein L37e, which yields MSKGTPSMGKKNKKTHIRCRRCGRNTYHIRKKVCASCGFGKSKKLRRYSWQNKKPTTRQRLV from the coding sequence ATGTCAAAGGGAACTCCATCAATGGGTAAAAAGAATAAAAAGACCCATATCAGATGCAGAAGATGTGGAAGAAACACTTACCACATACGCAAAAAAGTATGTGCTTCTTGCGGATTCGGTAAATCCAAAAAACTAAGAAGATACAGCTGGCAAAATAAAAAACCAACTACTAGACAAAGATTAGTATAA
- a CDS encoding YigZ family protein, translating into MKTIKTPVQIEINVKKSQFICSLFPTRNKKESKEIIQKLNQQYSDATHNCTAYIVSDGEGFDDDGEPGGTAGKPMINVLRKNELHNITAVVTRYFGGIKLGAGGLVRAYSKSVMEAIGEAEILEIEEYEVYTITFEYSEIKTADTEVRNNNLEVIDKEYSDKVSYDIVSKDERDIPKIFEKYAEKIKTSFKNKQFLEKI; encoded by the coding sequence ATGAAAACAATAAAAACTCCTGTGCAAATCGAAATAAATGTTAAAAAATCCCAGTTTATCTGTTCCTTATTTCCAACAAGAAACAAAAAGGAATCCAAGGAAATAATCCAGAAACTGAACCAGCAGTATAGTGATGCAACACATAACTGCACAGCATATATCGTTAGTGACGGAGAAGGGTTTGACGATGACGGTGAACCTGGCGGAACTGCAGGAAAACCTATGATCAATGTCTTGAGAAAAAACGAGCTTCACAACATCACAGCAGTCGTTACAAGATACTTCGGAGGAATCAAGCTTGGTGCCGGAGGACTTGTCAGAGCATATTCAAAATCAGTCATGGAAGCAATAGGTGAAGCTGAAATACTTGAAATCGAGGAATATGAAGTTTACACCATCACATTTGAATATTCTGAAATAAAAACAGCAGACACTGAAGTTAGAAACAACAATCTGGAAGTTATTGATAAAGAGTATTCAGATAAGGTCAGCTATGATATAGTGTCAAAGGATGAAAGGGATATCCCAAAAATATTTGAAAAATACGCTGAAAAAATAAAAACTAGTTTTAAAAATAAGCAATTTTTAGAAAAAATATAA
- a CDS encoding DUF4013 domain-containing protein, translating to MILDIYKDALEYSAKDWKTLVILGVLSVFSFLLLPAFLITGYNYRVINQAVHGIINGRDPLPGFDDLIYMFVDGIKVVIVQVAYVIVPVVIFIIFAVIAGNVGGGLSAAIMIIGCLITLIVAVVAFLMEQMGLCHMAYHDGAFSKAFDIKELKEVISEIGWFECILTYVGLIIITLVIAIVVTAIIGLIFTVFGLSGFALGVDAGGVFALGIILNWLVTIFLVGPYLSIFNSRSIGLLYTMQI from the coding sequence ATGATTTTAGACATATATAAAGATGCATTGGAATATTCAGCAAAAGACTGGAAAACCTTGGTGATACTGGGAGTACTTTCAGTATTCAGTTTCTTGTTGCTACCGGCTTTCCTAATTACCGGTTACAATTATAGAGTTATCAATCAGGCAGTACACGGAATAATCAATGGAAGAGATCCTCTTCCAGGATTTGATGACCTTATTTACATGTTCGTTGATGGAATAAAAGTTGTCATTGTTCAGGTGGCATATGTGATTGTTCCTGTAGTAATATTCATAATATTTGCAGTTATTGCAGGAAATGTAGGTGGCGGATTATCAGCTGCAATCATGATTATCGGATGTTTAATAACACTCATCGTTGCTGTTGTAGCATTCCTGATGGAACAAATGGGATTATGTCACATGGCATACCATGATGGAGCATTCTCAAAAGCCTTCGATATAAAAGAGCTCAAAGAGGTAATTAGTGAAATCGGATGGTTTGAATGCATTTTAACATACGTTGGATTGATAATCATTACTCTGGTAATTGCAATTGTCGTAACTGCAATAATCGGATTAATCTTTACAGTATTCGGCCTTTCAGGATTTGCATTAGGCGTTGATGCAGGTGGAGTATTTGCTTTAGGAATTATCCTTAACTGGTTAGTTACCATTTTCCTTGTTGGACCATACTTAAGCATATTCAATTCAAGATCCATAGGATTATTATATACCATGCAGATTTAA
- a CDS encoding rubredoxin-like domain-containing protein: MAFVCKVCGFVLEEDELPEDYVCPVCGVPAANFEEQ; the protein is encoded by the coding sequence ATGGCTTTTGTCTGCAAAGTATGTGGATTCGTTTTAGAAGAAGACGAATTACCAGAAGACTACGTATGCCCAGTTTGCGGCGTACCTGCAGCTAACTTTGAAGAACAATAA
- a CDS encoding rubredoxin-like domain-containing protein, translating to MAKFKCKLCGYTTEEFDELPEDYKCPMCGATADMFEKVE from the coding sequence ATGGCAAAATTTAAATGTAAACTTTGTGGATACACAACCGAAGAATTTGATGAATTACCAGAAGACTACAAATGTCCTATGTGCGGCGCTACTGCTGACATGTTTGAAAAAGTGGAATAG